The Cucurbita pepo subsp. pepo cultivar mu-cu-16 chromosome LG05, ASM280686v2, whole genome shotgun sequence nucleotide sequence tattaaaacaagaaacaatagttaatttaattaataattaattaagagagaaaatttataTGAAGCGGAGAAGGGGAGACGAAAGAAGAGCAAGAAAAAAGCTGAGGTGAAGTTCGATCGGTCGTCTATGGCGGGGATTCTCCGGTGGTCGTTTTTCCACTGAACTGAATCTCCGTTGCGTTTCAGACGGAGATTTTCTGTTTACTGAGACTCATATGCCGGCGATTGGATCTTCTGGTTTCCGGTGACTGAGCGGGGAGTTGGATAGTATAGTTTATGTGATGATTTGACCTTTACAGAAATTCAGTTGAATTTTAcgattttttggtttttctaaCTAACGAGGAAGGAGGAGAGAACTTGGTTGATTTAGTGGTGGAGTTCGATTTTGTTgtgtggagaaagagaatCAGTAGCGAAAATGAACGGTAGTAGCACGAATGTGAATGGGAATCGGAACGGAGGAGGATTCAGTAACGCGGAATGGGAGCTCATTCGGAGGTACCACAGGAACGAGGCTGCTGAGAATCAGTGCACCTCTCAGCTTGTTAAGCATATTAAAGCTCCTGTTCATCTTGTAAAtcatcttctctctctctctgtccattttaaatttctgtTGATAACGATGGATTTGAtcattttttggttttatgtGCGTAACTGTGCTATCTAAATGCGTTGTACTTCTCAACACTAATGATCTTGAGGCTATGACTCATGATAatggatattttattttattggctTAATTGATTCTGTTGGTTTCTGCATTCTTCTATGTTTATATGGAAATATGAATGTCCATGCATTATATCTCAATCACTATCTCGATTCCGTACGTTTATGAGTTTGGttcttttcataaattttggagTTTGGTTCCTCCAGGTAATGTTTTCAAAAGAAAGTGAAAGGTGAGTCTTACAGTACCAAATTCAAGGAAGTCTAAAGACATTGTATCTCTAGGAACTAGCACGGTTGCTTTAtgttttcccctttttctaaTACATATCTGAGATCATATGGGGATAAAGGTGCAAGTTTGCAATAAGAATTATGGGGATATTGGTATATTATCGTAATTTGAGTTATTGGGTTTTTGCCTTCATTTTTTACtgtattattttctaaactgGAATGTCTCCTCGTCAGGTATGGTCTCTGGTAAGGAGGTTTGATCAACCACAAAGATACAAACCCTTTGTTCGCAGATGTGTTGTAAAGGGAAACCTTGAGATAGGGACTCTCAGGGAAGTTGATGTGAAATCGGGGCTTCCTGCCACAACAAGTACAGAGAGATTGGAACTCCTTGATGATGATAAACACATCCTTAGCATGAGGATTGTTGGCGGAGATCACAGACTCAAGGTACAGGACAATGTATTTTTAGCCTACCATTTTATTTGAGATATCACTGGTCCTGATATTGGCTGAACatatgttctttctttttcaaggtGAAAATAAATGTCTTATGTGTTCTCAAACAAAGTAGGCAGGAGAATAGTTTTTTAgtgttcaaaattttttaaccatttttataCAGATGTTTATCCTTGAAAGTTGGAATCCTCAATTGATCCAAAGATTCTTACTCTAGTTCAGAGAATTGAGATTtcaaatatgttaaaaattcaaaaggagGAATTGTTTTAGCCATGATTTTGTTTCAATGTGCTTACGGTTGTCACTTCTGACCACTGATAATGCatggaatattttattataccaTGTAATTTCAACTATTTGCATTAGTGGCATGTGCTTTGGAATAAACAATAATGAGTTTCTCATGATTAGTAGCATGTGACTGTCTAATTAAGGATTTAACATGAATCCAAGCTCTATCATGGCACTATTTTTGTGATTGGTGAACTAAACTGGAAATTCTGCGTAGGATGGGCACTATAGTAGCTATTAATGACTTAATTGTTCTCACTTTCATGCTTGGGGATACCTCGCTAGAGACATCATTTCTCTTCCGCCATTTTTGAATGACTGTGACTTAAACaggaataaatataaattctcCGTAACATTCTTTCAGAATTACTCTTCAATCATTTCCCTGCATCCAGAAATCATTGATGGAAGACCTGGGACTTCGGTAATTGAATCATTTGTGGTGGATGTTCCTGAAGGAAACACAAAGGATGAGACTTGCTACTTTGTGGAAGCCTTCATCAAATGCAATCTCAAGTCACTTGCTGATGTTTCAGAGCGGCTAGCAGTGCATGATCGCACTGAGCCTCTGGAAAGGATTTAAGAAATGGGAGTGGTAACTAGCAATGCATGCGAGGGGTTGCCTCGAATGAAGCCTCCTAGGCTCTTATTTCTTTGAAGGCTTTGGAGATGGACTGGCATAGGGTATATGGTACCCAAATTAGCATAATTTTGTATCGGTTGATATGATCTTtcgttttattttagttcTGCAAGTCTTATCTAGTACCTGGAGCATAAAGGGTCTTGTAAGGTTTGAGAAACTCtttgaagaattaaattatttagagacagagagagagagggaagtcTAGATTCCTTCAAGTTCCAGGGTTTTGTCCATGGTGGTCTATGcatatttatgtatataacTTTGGTAGCAATGAATGGGTTCTGTATATTGGCGTCTGCTCTGTTTCAGTTCTACAAACTACAAATGCTATGCTTAGTTGAGGTAATGTAATGCTACTTCTTGATGGCGTTCTGTGTTTTAGGTTTCTCTGAGGTCATCATCACAGGGTACCTCTGGTTATTTGACAGCAAAAAGCTCCATCTGAGCTGACACACATGCATTGCTAACTCTTCTTACTAACCTCCTATCGACTATCTGTCAATGTCCTCATCTTCCCAGAGAAGGGCATGTAATAATGTCAGTTTTTTAGCATTTTTGTGTTGCTTGAACTGTATATACAGATATTCGATTATGGTGGTCAGCAGTGTTTGCTTATGGTGGTGATCAGTGTCAGAAACTCATGCATACTGTTGATGGTAATGAAAATATCTTGGTTTTCCAAATGCTAGAATTAATTATCGGATGAGAATGAGACATCCAAACTTCCTTTGGACGGGAGTGGGATAAATTGCTGCACTTTGGATTTATGCAAAatatcactcttttactcgacTCGACTGTAAACTCGGGCTACTGATCTTTCTCTTTGCTTTCCTTTGAATGCACAGAGTAAAAGTAGAAAATTATATGGGTCCAAGGTGCATCTCatgatctctctctctctgactAAACCCAATTCAATTCTATTCATGCAGGTGCAGCAATCTGGATTCTTTGACGTCACTGATGCCTTCTCTCTCCATTACAACTGAGAAGAGAGATGCTTTGACGCTCATCTCCACACTGCAAACTGTGAGTAcataatctctctctctctctctctctcgagcTGGCAGTCCTGCTTGACAGTATTCTAGTAGCTGAACATAAgaacaaatgaagaaataaatgCTTTGAGACACACGATAATGGAAACACTAATAAAAGAGACGAGTTTAGAATAGCGAAAAGAAtgaatcttttgttttattagaGATCTGACGGTTAAATCGATATGTAAGAACAGTTTTAATACATGTACTGtcaaaaaaaatgtcacaGATATTACAATAACATGGACACAATATGAATACTctactgaaaaaaaaatctgtaaAGGGACTCGTGGTTGTGCCCATGATTTGATCTGCTAGCTTGAATGTCGCGAAGAAGATGCTAAGGTCCTACATTTGCTTTCTATAACCCACCATTATGTATTGACCTCTTCTTTCTTGGTTGTTTCAGTTACTTTACAGAGATGATATGGCACAATGAACTGCTGAAACGTCAGAGAACTTCAATCCGACATAaaatcctcttcttcttcaaagtCTACTTGTTGGTTTCTGTAAGAAAGTAGAATCCTCTTTATTTCTTCTGCACTGAGAGTCtcatgttctaaaagtgcacTTGACAGTGCATGTAACGCGTTCTCGTGCTGTGAAACAAAAGTGCCAAACGTTAGAATCGAACTTGTAATGCTTAACATATTGGTTAGCAGTCAAGATTGTGAATAAAATTTAGTCCAGGATATACATACTGAACCTTTTTTAAGAGGGCTGTCACACGGTCATATGCATCTTTTAGGAGACTAACGACCTGCACACCaagttatataaaatttagggttagAAAGGAATTAGTTTGGCCAGATTATTCAAAGGGACCAAAAACATACTTCTACATCAATACATGACTGCAGTTCTGCGCTCGGACGTTCTCTGATATGAACAGGCCCAATCGATTCACTCATCCCACAAACCGCCACCTTCATTGGTAATCAAAACAACATTGAGGATGAGAAAGCAAAACTAGGGTGCTGCTGGTAGAACACATAGAATGATTGACCATCGAAACCGATATCGACAAAATGGAATAATTTAGAAACCCGATCTAGTGAAGTACCATATATTGGGCAAGCTCCGTAGCTTTGTGAAGATCACTACTTGCTCGAGTGGTGATATGGTCATGCCCAAATATGATCTCTTCTGCAACTCTTCCCCCCATACTAACGTCGAGTCGTGCTAATAGTTGCTTTCTGCTAACAGATGTATCGTCATTTGGAGGAAGTTGTGTGACCATTCCTAGAGAAGATCCACGAGGCATAATCGTTGCTTTATAAATCGGATGTGCACCATCGGTGTTAAACGCAACAATTGCATGACCACTCTCATGGTATGCAGTGAGCTACAATGAAAGGTACATCATCAGGCATACATACAATATTTCAGAAGTTGAAATATCAATTAATACCATCTTTGACTCTTCTGGTATAAACATTGTTTTCCTCTCAGTACCCATAACTATTCGATCTTTTGCAAACTCCAACTGCTCATTGGTTAACTTCTCTGCACCTTCAACAGCAGCTTTAATGGCTGCAatatttaccatatttgcAAGATCTGACAAGAAAACAAATGTCGGTTGCTAAGGAAAAAGATCTCTCATTTTATGTCAGTTAAGTTACACACATCTGAAAACTTACCTGCCCCGTTAAATCCCGACGTG carries:
- the LOC111796210 gene encoding abscisic acid receptor PYL8-like gives rise to the protein MNGSSTNVNGNRNGGGFSNAEWELIRRYHRNEAAENQCTSQLVKHIKAPVHLVWSLVRRFDQPQRYKPFVRRCVVKGNLEIGTLREVDVKSGLPATTSTERLELLDDDKHILSMRIVGGDHRLKNYSSIISLHPEIIDGRPGTSVIESFVVDVPEGNTKDETCYFVEAFIKCNLKSLADVSERLAVHDRTEPLERI